A section of the Roseivirga sp. BDSF3-8 genome encodes:
- a CDS encoding patatin-like phospholipase family protein, protein MNKKYAIVMSGGGAKGAFQVGALQFIHEVILEKYKGELEPLVYSGVSVGCLNATMLGQDKYKTLLDVWRNLDNDQVYTGQVKVLPAVWRILRGKKGILSYEPLDKLVRTHIKKNDFVHRTLIGAVSLVDGKYYSYSQDDFADDKTLQDGVLASSLMPVFWEPIRTLKSKKGDVFQAVDGGLRNNSPLKDVLVDENAGGRPDVIFIINYAPFSFKKEKPLIPNEKAADNIFNIAKRSLVDIALNEVFLNDLQEFLRINHLVKQAGSQNVTLTSLSGRPLKYFKPVLISPVIELGDALDFGPEMNKKRWNHGYEAAKAAFHNFNINDDSNGNTNLSTPSLTL, encoded by the coding sequence ATGAATAAAAAATACGCGATCGTCATGAGCGGCGGGGGAGCCAAGGGAGCTTTCCAGGTAGGTGCCCTCCAGTTTATTCACGAAGTTATTCTGGAAAAATACAAAGGCGAACTAGAGCCCCTCGTTTATAGCGGTGTTTCCGTAGGCTGCCTCAATGCCACCATGCTGGGACAGGATAAGTATAAGACCCTGCTCGACGTATGGCGTAATCTGGATAATGATCAGGTCTACACCGGCCAGGTAAAAGTATTGCCTGCCGTTTGGAGGATATTAAGAGGGAAAAAAGGCATACTCAGCTATGAGCCCCTGGATAAGCTGGTGCGCACCCACATTAAGAAAAATGATTTTGTTCACCGCACACTCATAGGAGCCGTCTCACTGGTAGACGGCAAGTACTACAGCTATAGCCAGGATGATTTTGCAGACGATAAAACCCTGCAGGACGGTGTGCTGGCCTCATCCCTCATGCCCGTTTTCTGGGAGCCTATCCGTACGCTCAAAAGCAAGAAAGGAGACGTCTTTCAGGCAGTAGATGGTGGTCTCAGAAATAATAGCCCCCTCAAAGATGTACTCGTAGACGAAAATGCCGGCGGCAGACCCGATGTTATTTTCATCATAAACTACGCCCCCTTTTCCTTTAAAAAGGAGAAGCCCCTCATCCCAAATGAAAAAGCGGCCGATAATATTTTCAATATCGCCAAGCGCAGTCTTGTGGACATAGCCCTTAATGAAGTATTCCTGAATGACCTTCAGGAGTTTCTGCGCATAAACCACCTTGTCAAGCAGGCCGGCAGCCAGAATGTAACCCTCACATCCCTCAGTGGACGACCCCTTAAGTACTTTAAACCCGTACTAATATCACCCGTAATAGAACTGGGCGATGCCCTCGATTTTGGTCCGGAAATGAATAAAAAGCGCTGGAACCATGGATATGAAGCCGCCAAAGCAGCCTTCCATAACTTTAATATCAATGATGATTCCAACGGCAATACCAACCTGAGTACCCCCAGCCTCACACTCTGA
- a CDS encoding glutathione synthetase, whose protein sequence is MRIAFVVNDVATEKENYTTPQLAFSVLKREHDVYLLGVGDLAYYSEGCMGGRAKKVPAKKFKSTKSMMEGVREAEYTKILDSDLDVIFLRNNPSDDMIERPWATNAALIFGQIAIKNGCIVVNDPRSLGNAMNKMYFQHFPEKIRPKTIITRNRKEIMDFYLSQKKKIVLKPLQGSGGTNVFLVDSKSEKNMNQMIDAINRDGFIIAQEYLPDASEGDIRLFVLNGHALCVDGKYAAMRRRNSSGDVRSNIHAGGQPERVKVDDNILDLVKVVRPKLLQDGMFLVGLDIVGDKLMEINVFSPGGLNILSEMEGANFSEEVIRKLEDKAYYNSIYDRSLDNKLASML, encoded by the coding sequence ATGAGGATCGCATTTGTCGTAAATGACGTAGCCACTGAAAAGGAGAATTACACGACTCCGCAATTGGCTTTCTCCGTATTGAAGCGGGAACACGACGTATACCTGCTTGGGGTGGGTGACCTGGCTTACTATTCGGAGGGCTGCATGGGGGGCCGGGCGAAAAAGGTGCCGGCTAAGAAGTTTAAGTCCACAAAATCGATGATGGAGGGGGTAAGGGAGGCAGAGTACACGAAGATACTGGACTCTGACCTTGATGTGATCTTTCTGAGAAACAACCCTTCGGACGATATGATCGAGAGGCCGTGGGCAACTAATGCCGCGCTGATATTCGGGCAGATCGCCATTAAAAACGGCTGTATCGTAGTAAATGATCCTCGGAGCCTGGGTAATGCCATGAATAAGATGTACTTCCAGCATTTTCCTGAGAAGATCAGGCCTAAAACCATCATCACCCGAAACCGTAAGGAGATCATGGACTTTTACCTGAGTCAGAAAAAGAAAATTGTACTGAAACCGCTCCAGGGGTCTGGGGGTACGAATGTATTCCTGGTAGACTCGAAGAGTGAAAAGAACATGAACCAGATGATCGATGCGATCAACCGTGATGGCTTTATCATTGCACAGGAGTACCTGCCGGACGCGAGCGAGGGGGACATCCGGCTCTTTGTACTGAATGGCCATGCGCTGTGTGTGGATGGTAAATATGCTGCCATGCGCCGGAGGAACAGTTCGGGGGATGTGCGCAGCAACATCCATGCAGGGGGCCAACCGGAGCGTGTAAAGGTGGATGATAATATACTGGACCTGGTAAAGGTGGTACGGCCTAAGTTGCTACAAGACGGGATGTTTCTGGTAGGCCTGGATATAGTGGGTGATAAGCTGATGGAGATCAACGTATTCAGCCCGGGGGGGCTCAACATCTTATCTGAAATGGAAGGGGCTAATTTTTCAGAAGAAGTTATACGTAAGCTGGAGGATAAGGCGTACTATAACTCTATCTATGATCGCTCCCTGGATAATAAACTGGCCTCTATGCTCTAA
- a CDS encoding flavohemoglobin expression-modulating QEGLA motif protein codes for MGEKIGDVRPAKFTWAEIQEKIHTDKSVHTALPDGGFLSFDHRFPFLCLYRFAKGDRDESMVRLIRGQANYLLVPQEDMELPDVYRNLIGSISEVRKEAFDAFLLVEVWSQKTVDDAEPSFHLFAPRSMAQSTRQILEDGLKELSMSVPGSVVVTERGDIRHPAGKGPAFSIDEYKENSVLALGIQMPLFFGTVDTIRYPIPFRSFKSHFTRLVKKAIFEFIRVQTTISFAHFGVLGTSLLEERVREVDAQLAEINNTYDFLLAVTPVNTAEEWERFKQNNCSEPPVFRYRLLPADPEKMKRDLYDISIDRIDDPTLAFLLHDKRAEMDKEISMLEERNTQQFLYNSFRLYGKPDAELVNLAKAILDELRTGDEEEEPDRVSPEAFRRQGERYIQALRNQDGAFGCDIRIRKDLDGIMVSRGCLMISDTFYSPAHRVAPLLEHEIGTHSVTYYNGKKQPLELFYVGLAGYDEWQEGLAVFSEYMAGGLTRARLRLLAARVIAANHLAEGADFIENYGMLQAEHGFGERTAFNITTRIHRGGGLTKDAIYLRGFQKLLHYMQHHDEMEHLYVGKLAEKHIPYIEELLYRSILKKPEVLPLFLHQNKLKEKLAEIRSYQSITELATH; via the coding sequence ATGGGTGAAAAAATAGGCGACGTCCGTCCTGCAAAGTTTACCTGGGCAGAAATACAGGAAAAAATACATACAGATAAAAGCGTCCATACGGCCTTGCCGGATGGGGGCTTTTTATCTTTTGACCATCGCTTTCCCTTTCTGTGCCTTTATCGCTTTGCAAAAGGTGACCGTGACGAGAGCATGGTACGCCTGATACGGGGCCAGGCTAACTACCTGCTGGTGCCCCAGGAAGACATGGAGCTGCCGGATGTGTATCGCAACCTGATCGGGAGCATATCGGAGGTGAGAAAAGAAGCGTTTGATGCTTTTCTGCTGGTGGAGGTGTGGTCTCAAAAAACGGTGGATGATGCGGAGCCTTCCTTTCATCTTTTTGCTCCACGCAGCATGGCACAATCTACCCGCCAGATTCTTGAAGATGGCCTGAAGGAGCTGTCTATGTCTGTGCCAGGCTCAGTAGTGGTAACGGAAAGGGGGGACATACGGCACCCGGCTGGTAAGGGTCCCGCATTTTCCATTGATGAATATAAGGAGAATAGTGTGCTGGCGCTGGGTATTCAAATGCCACTGTTTTTCGGAACGGTGGATACCATCCGGTATCCTATCCCCTTCCGCTCTTTTAAGAGTCACTTCACACGGTTAGTTAAGAAAGCCATTTTTGAATTTATCAGGGTGCAGACGACTATTTCATTTGCCCACTTTGGTGTGCTGGGTACGAGCCTGCTGGAGGAGCGGGTAAGGGAGGTGGATGCCCAACTGGCGGAGATCAATAATACGTATGACTTTCTGCTGGCGGTAACGCCGGTCAACACCGCTGAGGAGTGGGAAAGATTTAAGCAAAATAACTGCTCTGAACCTCCAGTATTTCGCTACCGCCTGCTGCCGGCAGATCCGGAAAAGATGAAGCGTGACCTGTATGATATCAGCATTGACCGCATAGATGACCCTACGCTGGCTTTTCTGCTGCATGACAAACGGGCGGAAATGGACAAGGAAATAAGCATGCTGGAGGAGCGAAATACGCAGCAGTTTTTGTACAACAGCTTTCGCCTGTATGGCAAGCCGGATGCTGAGCTGGTAAACCTAGCGAAAGCGATACTGGATGAACTACGAACCGGCGATGAGGAAGAGGAACCGGACCGGGTGAGCCCGGAGGCGTTCAGGAGACAGGGCGAAAGGTATATACAGGCTCTTCGAAACCAGGATGGGGCCTTTGGCTGTGACATCAGAATACGTAAAGACCTGGATGGTATTATGGTGAGCCGCGGGTGTCTGATGATATCGGATACCTTCTACAGCCCGGCCCACCGGGTGGCTCCTCTGCTGGAACATGAGATAGGCACGCACTCTGTCACTTACTATAACGGTAAGAAGCAGCCTCTGGAGTTGTTTTATGTAGGCCTGGCAGGGTATGATGAGTGGCAGGAGGGCCTGGCGGTATTTTCTGAATATATGGCCGGTGGTCTTACCCGTGCGAGGCTGCGGCTGCTGGCCGCACGGGTGATAGCGGCAAACCACCTGGCGGAGGGGGCGGACTTCATAGAAAACTACGGTATGCTCCAGGCTGAACACGGCTTTGGCGAACGAACGGCGTTTAATATCACTACGCGCATACACCGGGGCGGCGGACTTACTAAAGATGCCATCTACCTGAGGGGGTTCCAAAAGCTGCTCCACTACATGCAGCACCATGATGAAATGGAGCACCTATATGTGGGCAAACTGGCGGAGAAGCATATACCTTACATTGAAGAACTTTTATACAGGAGTATCCTGAAAAAACCTGAGGTGCTACCACTTTTTCTGCATCAAAATAAACTCAAGGAGAAGCTGGCGGAAATCAGATCATATCAATCAATCACTGAATTAGCTACACATTAA
- a CDS encoding N-formylglutamate amidohydrolase translates to MSSQVFELDYASYPLITFAIHDGHDIRPELAEKYNLSDKERLREEDPFTRAFTEVSPNRMVGSRSRFEVDLNRPPSKAVYLKPEDAWGLEVWKKKPTKKEIERSMKIYKAFYDHVHTLITTTIEQFGFALIYDIHSYNYKREGPRKEADPDENPEINLGTEFNDLAIWEPVVGSMAASIRKADYFGRSLDVRENVKFGGGYFPEWIYEHFGSRCLCISIEFKKIFMSEWKGKAHREKVERLKEILAGTVEPTLKAARIVAKQQEGWVKK, encoded by the coding sequence ATGAGTTCACAGGTTTTTGAACTGGATTACGCATCATATCCTCTTATAACATTTGCTATACATGACGGCCATGATATACGGCCTGAGCTGGCAGAAAAATATAACTTATCAGATAAAGAACGACTGCGGGAAGAGGACCCTTTTACCCGGGCGTTTACGGAGGTAAGTCCTAACCGTATGGTGGGCAGCCGGAGTCGCTTTGAGGTGGACCTGAACCGGCCGCCATCGAAGGCGGTATACCTGAAGCCTGAAGATGCCTGGGGCCTGGAGGTGTGGAAAAAGAAGCCTACAAAGAAGGAGATCGAGCGATCAATGAAAATCTATAAGGCTTTCTATGATCACGTACACACACTTATCACCACTACGATAGAGCAGTTTGGCTTTGCGCTGATATACGATATACATTCTTACAACTATAAGCGTGAAGGGCCGAGAAAGGAGGCTGACCCGGATGAGAACCCCGAAATAAACCTGGGTACTGAGTTTAATGACCTGGCGATATGGGAGCCGGTGGTGGGTTCTATGGCCGCATCGATTCGCAAGGCGGACTATTTTGGCCGCTCGCTGGATGTAAGGGAAAATGTAAAATTCGGGGGTGGCTACTTCCCTGAGTGGATATACGAACACTTCGGCAGCCGATGCCTTTGCATTTCTATTGAGTTTAAAAAGATCTTTATGAGCGAGTGGAAGGGTAAGGCACACCGGGAGAAGGTGGAAAGGCTGAAGGAGATCCTGGCCGGTACGGTAGAGCCTACCCTAAAAGCGGCCCGCATAGTGGCGAAGCAACAGGAGGGATGGGTGAAAAAATAG
- a CDS encoding DUF2007 domain-containing protein, giving the protein MGRLVTIHTCEAYPEAFMLRSRLEANGIPCFVADEHMHTLYGMVGNFIGGIRLQVRGEDVMLAKTLLNELPAWEEDPGDAEPVLHSITSGKANAEVAEILCPACASDNCRRENGLGLPESFSVFLQGFPFLRPRYRYRCFGCSHQWEDKP; this is encoded by the coding sequence ATGGGTAGACTAGTTACTATACATACCTGCGAGGCATATCCTGAGGCGTTTATGCTTCGCTCCCGACTGGAGGCGAACGGAATCCCGTGTTTTGTAGCTGATGAGCATATGCATACGCTCTATGGCATGGTGGGTAATTTTATTGGTGGCATAAGGCTGCAGGTGCGTGGCGAGGATGTGATGCTGGCCAAAACACTGCTGAATGAATTACCTGCCTGGGAAGAGGATCCGGGTGATGCAGAACCTGTACTACATTCTATAACGTCCGGCAAAGCAAATGCTGAAGTGGCGGAAATACTCTGTCCGGCGTGTGCTTCTGACAACTGTCGCCGGGAGAATGGCCTCGGACTCCCTGAGTCGTTCAGTGTATTTCTTCAGGGCTTTCCTTTTCTGCGGCCCAGGTATCGCTACCGTTGCTTCGGATGTTCGCACCAGTGGGAGGATAAACCCTGA
- a CDS encoding DUF4349 domain-containing protein, translating into MKNSIIIFIFLCLISCKEAPESLSTTDGASYEAVLTSESEKLATQQEEEVETDTKAENQPDKKMVRTGRLAWETDDPRETRQRIVRSLEKLDGFIAQDNEERMYNRIRYTLVLRVPNNNFDKLLTAVSEGVSHFDERDIKVVDVTARYVDLSERLKTKKELEERYRQLLKKAEKVEDMLKIERSIAAERAEIESMEGQLRLLSNQVAYSTLTIQLHKPVDEPPIATAAFGSRLTDGFKTGWELLEDIMVATVTLWPILLLIGIGIFLARWVKRRRKLRRAHSTGTTGQ; encoded by the coding sequence ATGAAAAATAGTATAATTATTTTCATTTTTCTGTGTCTCATAAGCTGTAAGGAAGCCCCTGAGAGCCTTAGTACAACCGATGGGGCATCCTATGAGGCCGTGCTTACCTCCGAGTCAGAGAAGCTCGCCACTCAGCAGGAAGAAGAGGTAGAAACAGACACAAAGGCAGAAAACCAGCCGGATAAGAAAATGGTACGTACCGGCAGGCTCGCCTGGGAGACCGATGATCCCCGCGAAACCAGGCAACGGATAGTACGCTCACTTGAAAAGCTCGATGGCTTTATCGCTCAGGACAATGAAGAGCGCATGTACAATCGCATCCGCTATACCCTTGTACTGCGTGTGCCCAATAACAATTTTGACAAGCTACTTACCGCCGTTTCCGAAGGAGTGTCCCACTTTGATGAACGTGATATAAAAGTAGTGGATGTCACCGCACGGTACGTGGACCTTTCCGAGCGCCTCAAAACTAAAAAAGAGCTTGAAGAACGCTACCGCCAGCTATTGAAGAAGGCAGAGAAGGTGGAAGACATGCTGAAAATAGAGCGCTCCATTGCTGCCGAACGTGCCGAAATAGAGTCAATGGAAGGCCAGCTTCGCCTCCTGAGCAACCAGGTAGCCTACAGCACCCTCACCATACAACTCCATAAGCCTGTAGATGAACCCCCCATAGCCACCGCAGCATTTGGTTCGCGCCTTACCGATGGCTTTAAGACCGGCTGGGAACTGCTGGAGGATATCATGGTAGCCACCGTTACCCTGTGGCCCATTCTGCTGCTTATAGGCATCGGCATCTTTTTGGCTCGCTGGGTCAAAAGACGCAGAAAGCTCAGACGAGCACACAGCACAGGAACCACCGGCCAATGA
- a CDS encoding alpha/beta fold hydrolase — protein MKNLFLYGALLSLAATGCNTSLESSASGERPAEATVAQYSIEQFLANEDVNGGYLSPDNSKVLVTSNRSGIYNLYEIPVSGGEWTALSQSDSSNLEAQGYFPNDERVLFAMDNNGDERYHLYVREEDGAVRDLTPYEGARALMYGFSHDGESVYFASNQRDNRYMDLYRMDTDTETYTPELIYENTEGYDINEVSNSGRYIALGKAINTNDSDLYLYDVEKDEMRQVNKARSANSAQDFSVNDDTLFYTTDEGSEYRYLMAYDIATDSTDKIYQAEWDVWSGYFSHDGKYRITVVNEDAASTVEVIETKTSDVVDFPTYENGDITGVRMSRDEGMMTYYVGGSGTPSDLYVFNLATEEATKLTDVLNDEIDREDLVSAEVVRYESFDGTTIPAIYYKPKQASPDQPVPALVWVHGGPGGQSRQNYSGLMQYLVNHGYAVLAVNNRGSSGYGKTFYRMDDQNHGEKDLQDVVEGKNWLAKQPDIMGDRIGIIGGSYGGYMVMAAMAYEPEVFDVGVNLYGVTNWLRTLRSIPPWWESFKTALYEEMGDPDTADSVRLKAISPLYHPDDISKPLMVLQGSQDPRVLKVESDEIVEAVRAKGVPVEYVLFEDEGHGFRKKENQLEAYSKILTFLDAYLAGSERASVE, from the coding sequence ATGAAAAACTTATTTCTGTACGGCGCGCTGCTTTCACTGGCTGCAACGGGCTGTAATACCTCACTGGAAAGCAGCGCCTCTGGTGAAAGACCTGCGGAAGCGACTGTGGCGCAGTATAGTATAGAGCAGTTTCTGGCAAACGAAGATGTGAACGGGGGCTACCTCTCTCCGGACAACAGTAAGGTGCTGGTAACAAGCAACCGGAGCGGTATATATAACCTGTATGAGATACCGGTGAGCGGAGGCGAGTGGACGGCTCTGAGCCAGTCTGACAGTTCTAACCTGGAGGCACAGGGGTACTTCCCTAATGATGAGCGGGTACTGTTTGCCATGGATAATAACGGTGACGAAAGGTACCACCTTTATGTAAGGGAAGAGGACGGCGCGGTACGGGACCTTACACCCTATGAAGGGGCCCGGGCGCTGATGTATGGCTTTTCGCATGATGGGGAGTCTGTTTATTTTGCCTCTAACCAACGTGATAACCGGTATATGGACTTGTATCGTATGGATACGGATACGGAGACGTATACGCCTGAGCTGATATACGAAAATACTGAAGGCTATGACATCAATGAAGTATCGAACAGCGGAAGGTATATCGCATTGGGGAAAGCGATAAATACGAATGACAGTGACCTGTACCTGTATGATGTGGAAAAAGATGAGATGAGGCAGGTGAACAAGGCAAGGTCGGCAAATAGTGCGCAGGATTTCAGTGTAAATGACGATACGCTATTTTATACAACGGATGAGGGCTCGGAGTACCGCTACCTGATGGCGTATGACATAGCGACTGACTCGACGGATAAAATATACCAGGCGGAGTGGGATGTATGGTCAGGCTACTTTTCACATGATGGCAAGTACCGGATCACGGTGGTAAATGAGGATGCGGCAAGCACGGTGGAGGTGATAGAGACTAAAACGAGTGACGTGGTGGACTTTCCTACGTATGAGAATGGTGATATCACGGGGGTGCGTATGTCGCGGGATGAGGGGATGATGACCTACTATGTAGGCGGCTCAGGCACGCCATCGGATCTGTATGTATTTAATCTGGCGACTGAAGAGGCGACGAAACTTACGGATGTGCTTAATGACGAAATAGACCGTGAGGACCTGGTTTCTGCGGAGGTGGTGCGCTATGAGTCATTTGACGGAACGACTATACCGGCGATATACTACAAGCCTAAGCAGGCCTCGCCAGACCAGCCGGTGCCGGCACTGGTATGGGTGCACGGCGGACCGGGCGGACAGAGCCGCCAGAACTACAGCGGCCTGATGCAATACCTTGTGAACCATGGGTACGCAGTGCTGGCGGTGAATAACCGTGGCAGTAGCGGCTATGGAAAAACCTTTTACCGGATGGATGATCAGAACCACGGGGAAAAGGACCTGCAGGATGTGGTGGAAGGAAAAAACTGGCTGGCAAAGCAGCCTGACATCATGGGTGACCGCATTGGTATCATCGGGGGCTCATACGGCGGCTACATGGTGATGGCGGCAATGGCTTATGAGCCGGAAGTATTTGATGTAGGGGTAAACCTGTATGGGGTAACTAACTGGCTGAGAACCCTGCGGAGCATACCGCCATGGTGGGAAAGCTTTAAAACGGCGCTGTATGAAGAGATGGGTGACCCTGACACGGCGGATTCGGTAAGGTTAAAGGCGATCTCTCCGCTGTATCATCCGGATGATATTTCGAAACCGCTGATGGTGCTGCAGGGCTCTCAGGACCCTCGTGTGCTTAAAGTGGAATCTGACGAGATAGTGGAGGCAGTACGTGCAAAAGGGGTACCTGTGGAGTATGTGCTGTTTGAGGATGAAGGACATGGATTTCGCAAAAAGGAGAACCAGCTGGAGGCCTATAGTAAAATACTGACTTTCCTGGATGCTTACCTGGCAGGCAGTGAAAGGGCCTCTGTGGAATAG
- a CDS encoding chromophore lyase CpcT/CpeT produces MKKKLILFICCFAAALMSLALQVEQEDPELDRLAAHLTGHFHSGAQAAADSSYFEIHLHSERIWPMRRDGHWLYVEQAAAGSLGQPYRQRVYQVMRDSANQLVSLVYELPEPQNYIGAYKKPGAFEQLSPRQLLLRKGCEVWIEPSGNGFMGETQPGACGSSLRGASYATSMVRISSDSLHSWDRGYNHTNQQVWGAEKGAYVFVRQ; encoded by the coding sequence ATGAAGAAGAAGCTTATATTATTCATCTGCTGTTTTGCAGCCGCCCTTATGTCACTTGCCCTACAGGTAGAGCAGGAAGACCCGGAGCTGGACAGGCTCGCCGCCCACCTTACAGGCCACTTTCACAGTGGCGCCCAGGCCGCAGCCGATAGCAGCTACTTCGAGATACATCTGCACAGCGAAAGAATATGGCCCATGCGCCGCGATGGCCACTGGCTATACGTGGAGCAGGCCGCTGCCGGATCGCTGGGCCAGCCCTATCGCCAGCGCGTGTACCAGGTTATGCGGGACTCCGCCAACCAACTCGTTAGCCTAGTCTACGAACTGCCCGAGCCCCAAAACTATATTGGTGCATACAAAAAGCCTGGCGCCTTCGAACAACTTAGTCCCCGTCAGCTCCTGCTGCGTAAGGGGTGCGAAGTGTGGATAGAGCCTTCCGGTAATGGCTTTATGGGTGAAACCCAGCCCGGTGCCTGTGGCAGTAGCCTGCGGGGTGCCAGCTACGCCACCAGCATGGTGCGTATATCAAGCGATTCCCTGCATAGCTGGGATAGAGGATATAACCATACTAACCAGCAAGTCTGGGGTGCTGAAAAAGGAGCCTATGTCTTTGTCAGACAGTAG
- a CDS encoding GNAT family N-acetyltransferase, translating into MSLSDSSSATSPEADGIYVREGTVEEVFSLIPHIPEFNGSYPREEYNLRLSHTPHLILLAEWRDHIRNEARNNEGSLAGFKVGYELQPGVFYSWMGGVHHRYRRMGVAAMLADRQEEWAIQAGYNTLRLKTWNRHKGMLCFSILRGFNILSVEPYPRMDDYRIILEKSLSPKHT; encoded by the coding sequence ATGTCTTTGTCAGACAGTAGCAGCGCCACATCCCCGGAAGCTGACGGTATATACGTACGTGAAGGTACCGTAGAGGAAGTATTCAGCCTTATTCCCCACATCCCCGAATTTAACGGTAGCTACCCCCGGGAAGAGTACAACCTCAGATTAAGCCATACCCCCCACCTTATTCTCCTCGCTGAGTGGCGCGACCATATCCGGAATGAGGCCAGAAATAATGAAGGTTCCCTCGCTGGCTTTAAGGTCGGGTACGAACTTCAACCCGGGGTATTCTATAGCTGGATGGGAGGCGTACACCATCGATACCGCCGCATGGGCGTGGCCGCTATGCTCGCCGACAGGCAGGAGGAGTGGGCCATACAAGCAGGGTACAATACCCTGCGCCTTAAAACCTGGAACCGCCACAAAGGCATGCTCTGTTTCTCAATCCTTCGTGGTTTCAATATCCTGTCCGTAGAGCCCTATCCACGCATGGACGACTACCGCATCATCCTAGAGAAATCCCTCAGCCCAAAACACACATAA
- a CDS encoding phosphatase PAP2 family protein: MKRILTVFLLAFSFFSIPLYAQVEKSDTIDIADTLRNEQNLKFHERFLYDMKRIGGGVIYVYSRPFKWQGNDWARFGGTVGTAALMAATIDEPVHEFFQDNQTQTLDETETFLFPFGKPGPTYLFTAGLYSIGLVANNEWIRDTGVIITVTLTTAGLVQTAAKTAIGRARPSTGVGAWEYKPFDNRPGYHSLPSGHIIMILSSAYVLGRRIDYLPAKIAMYGLAGAVGLSRMYSSAHFPSDLFLGSILTIACAEASIRYVEKGKEKQFSLRDDEPVRHEPPAIRWSLGPSFGGLSLTGRF; the protein is encoded by the coding sequence ATGAAGAGAATCCTTACCGTTTTTTTGTTAGCTTTTTCCTTTTTCAGCATTCCCCTTTATGCCCAGGTAGAAAAAAGCGATACCATCGACATTGCGGATACACTCCGCAACGAACAAAATCTTAAGTTTCATGAGCGATTCCTTTACGACATGAAGCGCATCGGCGGGGGAGTCATCTATGTCTATTCCCGTCCCTTTAAGTGGCAGGGTAATGACTGGGCACGCTTTGGAGGTACCGTAGGCACAGCCGCCCTTATGGCCGCTACCATAGATGAGCCCGTTCATGAGTTCTTCCAGGATAACCAGACCCAAACGCTGGACGAGACCGAAACCTTCCTTTTTCCCTTTGGTAAGCCCGGACCCACTTACTTGTTCACTGCCGGCCTCTACAGTATAGGGCTCGTGGCGAACAATGAGTGGATACGTGATACAGGTGTGATTATCACCGTTACCCTCACCACCGCCGGCCTGGTACAAACTGCCGCCAAGACCGCCATTGGCCGCGCCCGGCCCAGCACCGGCGTCGGTGCCTGGGAGTATAAACCCTTCGATAACCGCCCAGGTTACCACAGCCTGCCCTCTGGCCACATCATCATGATTCTCAGCTCAGCATACGTACTCGGGCGGCGCATAGACTACCTCCCTGCCAAGATCGCCATGTATGGCCTCGCCGGCGCCGTAGGCCTCAGCCGTATGTACAGCAGTGCCCACTTCCCCTCAGACCTCTTTCTCGGCTCCATCCTCACCATAGCCTGTGCCGAAGCCTCCATTCGCTACGTGGAAAAAGGCAAAGAAAAACAATTCAGCCTGCGTGATGATGAACCCGTAAGACACGAACCCCCCGCCATACGCTGGTCACTCGGCCCTTCTTTTGGAGGACTGAGCCTTACAGGCCGGTTCTGA